One stretch of Mangifera indica cultivar Alphonso chromosome 9, CATAS_Mindica_2.1, whole genome shotgun sequence DNA includes these proteins:
- the LOC123224714 gene encoding LOW QUALITY PROTEIN: dirigent protein 25-like (The sequence of the model RefSeq protein was modified relative to this genomic sequence to represent the inferred CDS: deleted 2 bases in 1 codon), translating to MHDILGGSNPSATAVTGVVANPAVSGQVPFAKPNGANLPVNNGIPLDNNNNGIVNNNNVPFLTGLGGNTANGVVQSNGNNHFINGIPVLNGGQLSAGSTLQKLMFGTLTVIDDELTEGHELGSGLVGKAQGFYVASSVDGSSQTMAFTAMFESGGYVDSLSFFGVHRTAVSESQLAIMGGTGKHVNAKGYATVKTFPASNQHNTDGVETLLEISVYLTY from the exons atgcATGACATACTCGGTGGGTCGAACCCGTCGGCTACAGCGGTGACCGGTGTGGTTGCCAACCCTGCAGTGAGTGGCCAAGTTCCCTTTGCTAAGCCTAATGGTGCAAACCTCCCAGTAAACAATGGGATTCCTCTCGACAACAACAATAATGGGATTGTTAACAACAACAACGTCCCCTTTCTCACTGGCCTTGGTGGGAACACTGCCAACGGGGTGGTCCAAAGCAATGGCAACAACCACTTCATTAATGGA ATTCCAGTCCTGAATGGAGGCCAACTGTCTGCAGGGAGTACCCTTCAAAAGCTTATGTTTGGAACACTGACAGTGATCGATGATGAGCTAACTGAAGGCCATGAGCTTGGCTCTGGGCTTGTTGGTAAAGCACAAGGGTTTTATGTGGCAAGTTCTGTAGATGGGAGCAGCCAGACCATGGCTTTCACTGCAATGTTTGAAAGCGGTGGCTATGTTGATAGCCTCAGCTTCTTCGGAGTCCATAGAACCGCTGTGTCAGAATCTCAGCTTGCAATTATGGGTGGAACTGGAAAGCACGTGAATGCTAAGGGTTATGCGACTGTTAAGACCTTTCCAGCAAGCAACCAGCATAACACTGATGGAGTTGAGACATTGCTTGAGATTTCTGTGTATCTTACTTACTAG
- the LOC123226287 gene encoding dirigent protein 9-like, producing MDIFFPSTVDNAPTIFKQLLVPSDAEKSGVEKPLVEKTGTGNLMLKNLILKNLTLNSEESWRVGSLIIAKAQGFFLASSLDGSNQTMAFTACFGEHEEDTISFFGVHRAAVHEAQVAIVGGTEKYENAQGYATIGQLEHTNQHTSDGVETLLHLSVYLTH from the exons ATGGATATCTTCTTCCCCTCAACAGTTGATAATGCACCTACAATCTTTAAGCAATTGCTTGTTCCATCTGATGCTGAAAAATCTGGTGTTGAAAAACCTCTAGTTGAAAAAACTGGTACCGGCAATCTAATGCTGAAAAATCTGATACTGAAAAACCTGACGCTGAATAGTGAGGAGAGTTGGAGGGTCG GTTCTTTAATAATTGCTAAAGCACAGGGGTTTTTTTTGGCTAGCTCATTGGATGGAAGTAACCAAACCATGGCATTCACTGCTTGCTTTGGTGAACATGAAGAAGATACAATTAGTTTCTTTGGGGTTCACCGCGCGGCTGTACATGAAGCACAGGTTGCTATAGTTGGTGGGACTGAGAAATATGAAAACGCACAAGGGTATGCCACCATTGGACAACTTGAGCATACCAATCAGCACACATCTGATGGTGTTGAAACTCTTCTTCACTTGAGCGTCTATCTCACTCATTAg
- the LOC123226397 gene encoding protein SODIUM POTASSIUM ROOT DEFECTIVE 3-like isoform X2 has product MKGMDIFCSTPASTAVRSSMVNHRSIRRTHCSKTYAPCSSQFPIIPRPYHEKSRKSSTKQSDLRRKSSADINDLNSTNASSRYLLSDKPFIDWLSESDRVSALVPADQTAKPRHVSANKSPALIKSSATPESRDQVVVLRVSIHCKGCEGKVRKHISKMEGVTSFSIDLATKKVTIIGNVTPLGVLASVSRVKNAQLWPTSTTSSSSSP; this is encoded by the exons ATGAAAGGAATGGATATTTTCTGTTCAACTCCGGCTTCTACAGCCGTGCGCTCGAGCATGGTGAACCACCGTTCCATCCGCCGTACCCATTGCTCTAAAACTTATGCACCATGTTCATCACAATTTCCCATAATTCCTCGGCCTTATCACGAGAAGAGCAGAAAGAGTTCAACTAAGCAAAGTGATTTACGTAGAAAAAGCTCAGCTGACATAAATGATCTTAACAGTACTAATGCTTCGTCTCGATATCTTCTAAGTGATAAACCCTTCATCGACTGGCTATCGGAATCTGATCGTGTCTCAGCGTTGGTTCCTGCTGATCAAACAGCAAAGCCTCGGCATGTAAGCGCAAACAAGTCTCCTGCTTTGATTAAGTCCTCTGCAACTCCCGAGTCCCGTGATCAG GTTGTGGTTTTGAGGGTGTCAATTCATTGCAAGGGCTGTGAAGGAAAAGTGAGAAAACATATCTCAAAAATGGAAG GAGTGACATCATTCAGCATAGATTTGGCGACAAAGAAGGTGACGATCATCGGGAACGTGACCCCTTTAGGCGTGCTTGCAAGCGTTTCAAGGGTGAAGAATGCGCAGCTTTGGCCAACTTCAActacatcatcatcatcatcgccATAG
- the LOC123226397 gene encoding protein SODIUM POTASSIUM ROOT DEFECTIVE 2-like isoform X1 gives MKGMDIFCSTPASTAVRSSMVNHRSIRRTHCSKTYAPCSSQFPIIPRPYHEKSRKSSTKQSDLRRKSSADINDLNSTNASSRYLLSDKPFIDWLSESDRVSALVPADQTAKPRHVSANKSPALIKSSATPESRDQQVVVLRVSIHCKGCEGKVRKHISKMEGVTSFSIDLATKKVTIIGNVTPLGVLASVSRVKNAQLWPTSTTSSSSSP, from the exons ATGAAAGGAATGGATATTTTCTGTTCAACTCCGGCTTCTACAGCCGTGCGCTCGAGCATGGTGAACCACCGTTCCATCCGCCGTACCCATTGCTCTAAAACTTATGCACCATGTTCATCACAATTTCCCATAATTCCTCGGCCTTATCACGAGAAGAGCAGAAAGAGTTCAACTAAGCAAAGTGATTTACGTAGAAAAAGCTCAGCTGACATAAATGATCTTAACAGTACTAATGCTTCGTCTCGATATCTTCTAAGTGATAAACCCTTCATCGACTGGCTATCGGAATCTGATCGTGTCTCAGCGTTGGTTCCTGCTGATCAAACAGCAAAGCCTCGGCATGTAAGCGCAAACAAGTCTCCTGCTTTGATTAAGTCCTCTGCAACTCCCGAGTCCCGTGATCAG CAGGTTGTGGTTTTGAGGGTGTCAATTCATTGCAAGGGCTGTGAAGGAAAAGTGAGAAAACATATCTCAAAAATGGAAG GAGTGACATCATTCAGCATAGATTTGGCGACAAAGAAGGTGACGATCATCGGGAACGTGACCCCTTTAGGCGTGCTTGCAAGCGTTTCAAGGGTGAAGAATGCGCAGCTTTGGCCAACTTCAActacatcatcatcatcatcgccATAG